In the genome of Burkholderia sp. PAMC 26561, the window ACCGTCTTTCGCCGATGCAGCCGCGATCGCCCAGGACCTCGCGCAAGTCGCGATGGCGCTGGGTCCGAACGAGCCGCCCGCGCACGTGGTCGAGCAGGCAAACGAAGCCGTGGAAGAAGAGGGCGACTGGACGGAGTTTCCGTCCGCGCCGGAATCCACGGACGCAAGTGCTGACACCGGCCCGCATCTGAAAATCACGTTACGTGGGGTAGGGGAGAAGGACCAGGCTCTGTTGACCGAGGAGCTTGGAAACCTGGGGACAGTCGTCGGGGAAAAGAAGTCGGGCGGTGACCTGACGTTGTGGCTGGACTCGGATGTATCGGCGGATGACATCGTTGCCGTGTGCTGTTTCGTGATCGATGATTCGCAGATTTCGATTGGTCGCGGCAATGCGTCGAGCGCATCGGTGGATGAAACGCCGGTTGCAGCCGTGGAAGAAATCAAAGAGGTGGCAGAAAAAGCGCCCCAGGCAGAGAAGACGGAACCGGCGGCGGCTGCATCTGCTGCCGCCGAGTCCCGCGCAAACACACCGGTTTCGGCTCCGGCCGAAGCTCCCAAGGCGCGCGCCGCAGCAGCGCCGGCTGCTGCAGAAGGCAGTTCGATTCGCGTGGGCGTTGAAAAGGTCGATCAGTTGATCAACCTCGTCGGCGAACTCGTGATCACGCAGGCCATGCTCGCCGAAACCACAAGCACGTTCGATCCCGCGCTGCACGACCGCCTCTTCAACGGCATGGCGCAACTCGAACGCAATGCGCGCGACTTGCAGGAAGCCGTGATGTCCATCCGCATGATGCCGATGGATTACGTCTTCAGCCGTTTCCCGCGTCTCGTGCGCGATCTCGCCGCGAAGCTCGGCAAGGAAGTCGAACTCGTCACGTTCGGTCAGGCGACGGAACTCGACAAGAGCCTGATTGAACGCATTATCGACCCGTTGACGCACCTCGTGCGCAACTCGCTCGATCACGGCATTGAAACCGTTGAAGCGCGTCGCGCGTCCGGCAAGGCCGCGGCGGGGCAACTGGTGCTGTCGGCGGCGCATCACGGCGGCAACATCGTGATCGAAGTCAGCGACGACGGCGCGGGCCTGCGCCGCGACAAGATCCTCGCCAAGGCGATGAAGCAAGGCATGCAGGTCAGCGAGTCGATGTCCGACGACGAAGTCTGGCAACTCATCTTCATGCCCGGCTTTTCCACTGCCGATCAAGTCACGGATATCTCCGGCCGCGGCGTTGGCATGGACGTGGTGAAACGCAACATCCAGGCGATGGGCGGCCACGTGGAAATCCAGTCGCGCGAGGGCAAGGGTACGACCACGCGTATTGTTTTGCCGCTGACGCTGGCGATTCTCGACGGCATGTCGGTGAAGGTCGGCAGCGAAATTTTCATCCTGCCGCTGAACTTCGTGATGGAGTCGCTGCAACCCGTTGCCGACGATATCTACACCGTCGCGGGCGGCGAGCGCGTGGTGCGCGTGCGTGGCGAATATTTGCCGCTGGTCGCGCTGCACCAGGTGTTCGAAGTCAGCGACGCACGCACCGAACCCACGCAGGGAATCATTACGATCATCCAGTCCGAGGGACGGCGTTTTGCCATGTTGATCGATGAGCTCGTCGGGCAGCAGCAAGTGGTGGTCAAGAACCTCGAAACGAATT includes:
- the cheA gene encoding chemotaxis protein CheA; this encodes MTLDITQFYQTFFDEADELLADMEQLLLALDLANPDPEDLGAIFRAAHSIKGGAATFGFSALTETTHILESLLDRARNNELVLRRDMIDTFLETKDVLSDQLSAYRASAEPDAAAAKAICTKLEFLRDNDACNDAGHAPQAAAESAPSFADAAAIAQDLAQVAMALGPNEPPAHVVEQANEAVEEEGDWTEFPSAPESTDASADTGPHLKITLRGVGEKDQALLTEELGNLGTVVGEKKSGGDLTLWLDSDVSADDIVAVCCFVIDDSQISIGRGNASSASVDETPVAAVEEIKEVAEKAPQAEKTEPAAAASAAAESRANTPVSAPAEAPKARAAAAPAAAEGSSIRVGVEKVDQLINLVGELVITQAMLAETTSTFDPALHDRLFNGMAQLERNARDLQEAVMSIRMMPMDYVFSRFPRLVRDLAAKLGKEVELVTFGQATELDKSLIERIIDPLTHLVRNSLDHGIETVEARRASGKAAAGQLVLSAAHHGGNIVIEVSDDGAGLRRDKILAKAMKQGMQVSESMSDDEVWQLIFMPGFSTADQVTDISGRGVGMDVVKRNIQAMGGHVEIQSREGKGTTTRIVLPLTLAILDGMSVKVGSEIFILPLNFVMESLQPVADDIYTVAGGERVVRVRGEYLPLVALHQVFEVSDARTEPTQGIITIIQSEGRRFAMLIDELVGQQQVVVKNLETNYRKVHGISAATILGDGSVALIVDVAALNRENRTAHGAVASLTH